Proteins found in one Physeter macrocephalus isolate SW-GA chromosome 17, ASM283717v5, whole genome shotgun sequence genomic segment:
- the LOC114484118 gene encoding protein CEBPZOS-like, with translation MDPLAKKIFKGVLVAELVDICWSIFLFFYKMNTRQDFRQNMSKKFPFILEVYYKSTEHSGTYGIREQDQEKWLNSKN, from the exons ATGGATCCACTGGCAAAGAAGATCTTTAAAGGAGTTTTAGTAGCTGAACTTGTGGACATTTGTTggagcatatttctttttttttataag atgaacacAAGGCAAGATTTCAGGCAAAACATGAGCAAGAAATTCCCCTTCATCTTGGAAGTTTATTACAAATCCACTGAACACTCTGGAACGTATGGAATCAGAGAGCAAGATCAAGAAAAGTGGCTGAACAGCAAAAATTAG